CACCCAAACACCTGCAACTCGCCACCCGAGTCGGCGTGATCGCATCCCTCCGCCACCACAACCACCTCTACACCGACCTGGACCCCGCGATCGCTCATGCCCGTAGCCACATCCACAGGGCACGGACCCAGGATGCGACCACGAGGCGCGGGCATCAGAACGGAGCATCGGACGCATGATCCCCGCCCACATGAGCGACCTCTACACCTGGCGTGCCCTCTCCTTCACTGAGGAGCACGGACGTTCGTGGGCCACGGATGAGTAGGGCACTCTGCTGTTGACGAGGTCGCCAAACAGCAATGCTGACTGTCGCCGACGTCGCTTGCGGGGCACGGGGCGGTTCGATGACGAAGATCCACCTGCTCTGCGGCAGGCGTGCCCGGCCGCTTACGCTCGTTCTCACCCGCGGGCAGGGCGCTTCAATTTGGTTGAACCTGTGAGGCGTACATGTTGGGGGCGTACCGTGGGGTTATGGATACGCAGACACGAACGAGCGGTGCAGATACCGCGACGCTGGGCCTGGGATCGGTGCTGGTGGGTTCGTTGCCTGCGGCGCTGATGACTGATGAGGCCCCGGATCGTTACACGGTGGAGGCGGTGTTCACGCGCCGCCCCGAACGGGACGAGATCACGGAGATCCTGGGGAGCGAGACGCGGGACCGTCTCGCGAAGGCTGGGTACTCGACCGTCGAGCTGACGATCTCGGATCGTCGCTTGGAGATCGCGAACACGAATCTTGAGGAGTTGCGCGACGGTCTCGGTGGGGTGCTTGCCGACAGGCTGGCGGAGATCAGCGAGGGTGTCCGTGCGAAGCAGGATGCGGCGGCGGTCCGGTTCCGCGAGGCGGCTGCGGGTGAGCATGACAGAGCGGCCTCTGTCGCGGCTCTCGCGGAGTCGGTGACGTTCCGCACCTCCGAGACACGAATGCCTGAGCCGGATCGGCATGCCGCGGCGACCGACGATCGCGCCCGCATCGACGACTGGACTGACGAGGGTGGTCACGGGCGTTGATGGCGTCCGTGGCCGTGGGATGTGGGGCGCATCATGGGTGGGTTTCGTTCGACCACACCGCGCTCGATGGATCGGCGGAGCGGCAGGGCTGGGAGTGAGTTCACGGCCCTGGCGAAGACGATCCGGGATCAGGGGCTGTTACGTCGCCGGTATGGGTATTACTGGTCGAAGCTGATCGGCTTGCCGCTTGTGCTCGCTGGCGGTCTGCTGGTGTTCGTGTGGATCGGTGACACGTGGTGGCAGCTGTTCACGGCGGCGTTCCTGGCGGTCGTGTTCACGCAGATCGCCTTTCTCGGGCATGATTCGGCGCACCGGCAGATCTTCGTCTCTGGCAAGTGGAACGACTGGACAAGTCTCGTGCTCGGCGACCTGCTGGTGGGGATGAGCTACGGATGGTGGCAGCACAAGCACACCCGTCACCACGCGAATCCGAACAAGCTGGGATCCGATCCCGACATTGAGCTGCCGGTGATCGTCGTGGCTCCGGAGCGTGCCGCGCCGAGAGGGCGGGTCCTGTCGTGGTTGCGCTCGCATCAGGGGATCTTTTTCTTCCCGATCCTGCTCCTGGAGGGCGTCTCGCTGCATGCGTCCGGGGTGCGTCGGGTGGTCACGCGCGGTCCGTTGAGCAGAAGATGGGTCGAGATCGGGTTCCTCTTGGTCCGCCTGGTCGGTTTCCCGGTGCTCGTCTTCCTCGTGCTGTCGCCGGGCATCGCGTTCGTGTTCCTCGCGGTGCAGCTCGGGCTTTTCGGGTTCTACATGGGCGTCTCGTTCGCCCCGAACCACAAGGGGATGCCGATCGTGCCGAGCGATGCGAGCTTCGACTTCCTGCGCCGCCAGGCGATGATGAGCCGAAACGTCCGCGGCGGACGTCTGCTCGACACCGCGATGGGCGGGTTGAATTATCAGATCGAGCATCACCTGTTCCCGTCCATGCCGCGCCCTCACCTGCGCAAGGCAGCGCCCATCATCGCCGCCTACTGCCGGAGCCATGATGTGCCGTATGTGCAGACGGGGCTGCTGGCGTCCTATGCGATCATCGTGCGGTACATCAACCGTGTCGGACTCGGGGAGCGCGACGTGTTCACCTGCCCCCTGGTCGAGCAGCGCCGCTACTTCACCGCAGTCCCGCAGTGAGCACGCACGACCACACGGCAGCCGGGCGAGGGCACGCCGCCGTCGTCTACAACCCTGTGAAGACCCCGCTGGAGCGGCTTCGCCCCGTGGTCGCGGAGTATGAGGCCCAGCATAGGTGGGAGCAGACGCGCTGGTACGAGACGCGCAGCGACGACGCGGGCCGGGCGGCCGCGGAGCACGCTCTCGCTGCTGCTCCGGCGGTGGTGATGGTCGCGGGCGGCGACGGCACGGTCCGAGCCGTCGCGGAGGTGATGCAAGGGACGGGCATTCCGGTCGCGCTGGTTCCCCTGGGCACCGGTAATCTCCTCGCACGTGATGTCGGTGCGCCGCTCAACGACATCGCCGCCTGCGTCTCCGCCGCGTTCTCGGGTGAGGACCGGTCCGTGGATGTCGGGGTGGCTGAGCTCGAGGACGAGAGCGGCGCCCGGCGTTCGCATACGTTCATGGTCATGGCCGGCAT
This DNA window, taken from Leucobacter tenebrionis, encodes the following:
- a CDS encoding fatty acid desaturase family protein, with the translated sequence MGGFRSTTPRSMDRRSGRAGSEFTALAKTIRDQGLLRRRYGYYWSKLIGLPLVLAGGLLVFVWIGDTWWQLFTAAFLAVVFTQIAFLGHDSAHRQIFVSGKWNDWTSLVLGDLLVGMSYGWWQHKHTRHHANPNKLGSDPDIELPVIVVAPERAAPRGRVLSWLRSHQGIFFFPILLLEGVSLHASGVRRVVTRGPLSRRWVEIGFLLVRLVGFPVLVFLVLSPGIAFVFLAVQLGLFGFYMGVSFAPNHKGMPIVPSDASFDFLRRQAMMSRNVRGGRLLDTAMGGLNYQIEHHLFPSMPRPHLRKAAPIIAAYCRSHDVPYVQTGLLASYAIIVRYINRVGLGERDVFTCPLVEQRRYFTAVPQ